A single Macaca mulatta isolate MMU2019108-1 chromosome 15, T2T-MMU8v2.0, whole genome shotgun sequence DNA region contains:
- the LCN15 gene encoding lipocalin-15 precursor has translation MTLFLLGAILALLWVPTAQAEVLLQPDFNAEKFSGLWYVVSMASDCKVFLGKKDHLSMSTRAIRPTEEGGLHVHMEFPGADGCNQVDAEYLKVGSKGHFRVPALGYLDVRIVDTDYSSFAVLYIYKELEGALSTMVQLYSRTQDVSPQALKAFQDFYPTLGLSDDMMVMLPKSDACSPESKEAP, from the exons ATGACGTTGTTCCTGCTCGGCGCAATCCTGGCCCTGCTCTGGGTGCCCACGGCACAGGCTGAGGTTCTGCTGCAGCCTGACTTCAATGCTGAAAAG TTCTCAGGCCTCTGGTACGTGGTCTCCATGGCATCTGACTGCAAGGTCTTCCTGGGCAAGAAGGACCACCTGTCTATGTCCACCAGGGCCATCAGGCCCACAGAGGAGGGCGGCCTCCACGTCCACATGGAGTTCCCGGG GGCGGACGGCTGTAACCAGGTGGATGCCGAGTACCTGAAGGTGGGCTCCAAGGGACACTTCAGAGTCCCAG CCTTGGGCTACCTGGACGTGCGCATCGTGGACACAGACTACAGCTCCTTCGCAGTCCTTTACATCTACAAGGAGCTGGAGGGGGCCCTCAGCACCATGGTGCAGCTCTACA GCCGGACCCAGGACGTGAGTCCCCAGGCTCTGAAGGCCTTCCAGGACTTCTACCCGACCCTGGGGCTCTCCGATGACATGATGGTCATGTTGCCCAAGTCAG ACGCCTGCAGCCCTGAGAGCAAGGAGGCACCCTGA
- the LCN8 gene encoding epididymal-specific lipocalin-8 isoform X2 has product MSGAAEALPTATLVTGTVPLASGALTTHCIGGFWREVGVASYQSLVLMAPKRVEGLFLTLNGSNLTVKVAYNSSGSCEIERIVGSEIDTTGKFAFPGHREIHVLDTDYEGYAILRVSLMWRGRNFHVLKYFTRSLEDEDRLGFWRFRELTADTGLYLAARPGRCAELLKEELI; this is encoded by the exons ATGTCTGGCGCAGCAGAGGCCCTCCCCACTGCCACTCTGGTCACTGGCACTGTGCCTCTGGCCTCCGGAGCTCTGACTACCCACTGT ATTGGAGGATTCTGGCGGGAAGTCGGTGTGGCCTCCTATCAAAGTCTGGTGCTGATGGCCCCAAAGCGGGTGGAGGGCTTGTTCCTCACTTTGAACGGGAGTAACCTGACCGTGAAGGTCGCATATAACAG CTCAGGAAGCTGTGAGATAGAGAGGATTGTGGGCTCAGAAATAGACACTACGGGAAAATTTGCTTTTCCTG GCCACAGAGAGATCCACGTGCTGGACACCGACTACGAGGGCTATGCCATCCTGCGGGTGTCCCTGATGTGGCGGGGCAGGAACTTTCACGTCCTCAAGTACTTCA CTCGGAGCCTGGAGGATGAGGACCGGCTGGGGTTCTGGAGGTTTCGGGAGCTGACAGCAGACACTGGTCTCTACCTGGCGGCCCGGCCTG GGCGGTGTGCCGAGCTTCTGAAGGAG GAGCTGATTTAA
- the LCN8 gene encoding epididymal-specific lipocalin-8 isoform X1, which produces MEARLPCTILGVLVVLWAQVAAAMVELDQQKIGGFWREVGVASYQSLVLMAPKRVEGLFLTLNGSNLTVKVAYNSSGSCEIERIVGSEIDTTGKFAFPGHREIHVLDTDYEGYAILRVSLMWRGRNFHVLKYFTRSLEDEDRLGFWRFRELTADTGLYLAARPGRCAELLKEELI; this is translated from the exons ATGGAGGCCAGGCTGCCGTGCACCATCCTGGGTGTCCTCGTGGTGCTCTGGGCGCAGGTGGCAGCAGCCATGGTGGAGCTGGACCAGCAGAAG ATTGGAGGATTCTGGCGGGAAGTCGGTGTGGCCTCCTATCAAAGTCTGGTGCTGATGGCCCCAAAGCGGGTGGAGGGCTTGTTCCTCACTTTGAACGGGAGTAACCTGACCGTGAAGGTCGCATATAACAG CTCAGGAAGCTGTGAGATAGAGAGGATTGTGGGCTCAGAAATAGACACTACGGGAAAATTTGCTTTTCCTG GCCACAGAGAGATCCACGTGCTGGACACCGACTACGAGGGCTATGCCATCCTGCGGGTGTCCCTGATGTGGCGGGGCAGGAACTTTCACGTCCTCAAGTACTTCA CTCGGAGCCTGGAGGATGAGGACCGGCTGGGGTTCTGGAGGTTTCGGGAGCTGACAGCAGACACTGGTCTCTACCTGGCGGCCCGGCCTG GGCGGTGTGCCGAGCTTCTGAAGGAG GAGCTGATTTAA
- the LCN8 gene encoding epididymal-specific lipocalin-8 precursor (The RefSeq protein has 1 substitution compared to this genomic sequence): protein MEARLPCTILGVLVVLWAQVAAAMVELDQQKIGGFWREVGVASYQSLVLMAPKRVEGLFLTLNGSNLTVKVAYNSSGSCEIERIVGSETDTTGKFAFPGHREIHVLDTDYEGYAILRVSLMWRGRNFHVLKYFTRSLEDEDRLGFWRFRELTADTGLYLAARPGRCAELLKERLGLSPHFAD, encoded by the exons ATGGAGGCCAGGCTGCCGTGCACCATCCTGGGTGTCCTCGTGGTGCTCTGGGCGCAGGTGGCAGCAGCCATGGTGGAGCTGGACCAGCAGAAG ATTGGAGGATTCTGGCGGGAAGTCGGTGTGGCCTCCTATCAAAGTCTGGTGCTGATGGCCCCAAAGCGGGTGGAGGGCTTGTTCCTCACTTTGAACGGGAGTAACCTGACCGTGAAGGTCGCATATAACAG CTCAGGAAGCTGTGAGATAGAGAGGATTGTGGGCTCAGAAATAGACACTACGGGAAAATTTGCTTTTCCTG GCCACAGAGAGATCCACGTGCTGGACACCGACTACGAGGGCTATGCCATCCTGCGGGTGTCCCTGATGTGGCGGGGCAGGAACTTTCACGTCCTCAAGTACTTCA CTCGGAGCCTGGAGGATGAGGACCGGCTGGGGTTCTGGAGGTTTCGGGAGCTGACAGCAGACACTGGTCTCTACCTGGCGGCCCGGCCTG GGCGGTGTGCCGAGCTTCTGAAGGAG AGGTTGGGACTGTCACCCCACTTTGCAGATTGA